A single Thermoanaerobacterium sp. RBIITD DNA region contains:
- a CDS encoding ROK family transcriptional regulator: MTQYRKGTNYLIKNINTANVLDVIKKMQPVSRIKISKVLNMSKSTVSVIVDELIKEGLVSEEGYGKTTSAGRKPIELTFNPNAKFSIGIDIESTNTIGVLTNLEGKIIKKIKRPTGVKDEAFDNAVGIIRELLNCQKEITGIGVGAPGITNIEKGTVYAPGLSWVDFNLLPKLKEAFDYDIFIDNSVNYAALGERWVGSCKDVNDFVLVTIGNGIGSGIYINGKLVRGHKYSAGEAGYMAIGKDIFNKKYLYEDYGYFESKASLLGLLSSLKNLSNGKFNTMEDFINGYLAKDEICIRVFNEFIENLSMGFANIISILNPELIVIAGDIINYDIDIIESLKRLIERIVPFDVKIIYTKLNEDAAAIGASAYVLLKTNYLILI, translated from the coding sequence TTGACGCAGTACCGAAAGGGCACTAATTATCTTATCAAAAATATTAACACGGCAAATGTTTTGGATGTCATTAAAAAAATGCAGCCTGTCTCACGAATTAAAATTTCTAAAGTTCTTAATATGAGCAAGTCGACGGTATCTGTGATAGTTGATGAATTAATCAAGGAAGGGCTTGTAAGTGAAGAAGGGTATGGCAAGACGACATCAGCGGGTCGAAAGCCTATAGAGCTTACTTTTAATCCTAATGCGAAGTTTTCAATAGGTATTGATATAGAATCGACAAATACAATTGGAGTGCTTACAAATTTGGAAGGAAAAATAATAAAAAAGATAAAAAGACCGACTGGTGTGAAAGATGAAGCTTTTGATAACGCTGTTGGCATAATTAGAGAACTATTAAATTGTCAAAAAGAAATAACAGGCATAGGAGTTGGAGCTCCTGGCATAACAAATATAGAAAAAGGAACAGTGTACGCACCGGGGCTTTCATGGGTTGATTTTAATCTCCTTCCTAAGTTAAAAGAAGCGTTTGACTATGACATATTTATCGACAACAGCGTTAATTACGCAGCACTAGGCGAGAGATGGGTTGGCTCCTGCAAAGATGTCAATGATTTTGTACTTGTAACAATAGGAAATGGAATAGGTTCTGGAATATACATTAACGGAAAACTAGTAAGAGGGCACAAATATTCGGCGGGAGAAGCTGGATACATGGCTATAGGCAAAGATATCTTTAATAAAAAGTATCTGTATGAAGATTATGGATATTTTGAAAGCAAAGCATCACTTTTAGGTCTTCTCTCGTCTCTAAAAAATTTGTCAAATGGAAAATTTAATACGATGGAAGACTTTATTAATGGCTATTTGGCAAAAGATGAGATTTGCATTAGGGTTTTTAACGAATTTATAGAAAATTTAAGTATGGGTTTTGCTAATATCATCAGCATATTAAATCCGGAGCTTATAGTTATAGCAGGTGATATTATAAATTATGACATTGATATAATAGAAAGCTTAAAAAGACTGATTGAAAGGATAGTTCCTTTTGATGTAAAAATCATATATACAAAGCTAAACGAAGATGCTGCCGCAATAGGTGCATCTGCGTATGTTCTTCTTAAAACTAATTATTTAATTTTAATATAA
- the nagB gene encoding glucosamine-6-phosphate deaminase, with the protein MKIMITNDYDEMSRAAAEIIKEQINKKANSVLGLATGSTPLGTYRELINMYKNGEIDFSYVITFNLDEYVGLPDDHPQSYHYFMYENLFNHINIKKENIHIPKGISDDFDRDCRLYDEAIEKFGEIDLQILGLGVNGHIGFNEPDDYINTKTHIVELAEETINANKRFFKSIDEVPRKAVTMGLGTIMKARKIMLLASGKNKAKAIKETLNGYLTTDVPSTVLSLHPDVTIIIDKDAASLVDVEKVKENDDIVFLL; encoded by the coding sequence ATGAAGATAATGATAACAAATGACTATGATGAGATGAGTAGAGCTGCAGCAGAAATCATAAAAGAACAAATAAATAAAAAGGCAAACTCCGTATTAGGTCTTGCTACAGGTTCTACACCTCTTGGGACTTATAGAGAGTTAATTAATATGTACAAGAATGGAGAGATTGATTTTTCGTACGTCATAACTTTCAATCTTGATGAATATGTGGGCTTGCCGGATGATCATCCTCAAAGTTATCACTACTTCATGTACGAAAATTTGTTTAATCATATAAATATAAAAAAGGAAAATATTCATATTCCAAAAGGAATTTCAGATGATTTTGATAGAGATTGTAGATTGTACGATGAAGCGATTGAAAAGTTTGGAGAAATTGATCTTCAAATATTGGGTCTGGGTGTCAATGGACACATAGGATTTAATGAGCCTGATGATTATATAAATACCAAAACTCATATAGTGGAATTGGCGGAAGAAACAATAAATGCTAATAAGAGGTTTTTCAAAAGCATTGATGAAGTTCCCAGAAAGGCAGTTACAATGGGATTAGGCACGATAATGAAGGCGAGGAAGATTATGCTTTTGGCATCCGGAAAAAACAAAGCAAAAGCTATAAAAGAGACTTTGAATGGCTATCTTACAACAGATGTTCCTTCAACAGTGCTGTCATTACATCCTGATGTTACGATTATTATTGATAAAGATGCTGCATCATTAGTTGATGTAGAGAAAGTAAAAGAAAATGATGATATTGTTTTTTTGCTATAA
- a CDS encoding cytochrome c biogenesis protein CcdA: protein MSLFAAFLGGIVSFFSPCILPLIPVYVTYIFGGKKKNFFNLFLFVLGFSIVFILMGATASQLGKIFVSYKVLFRKASGIIILLFGLYMMGAIRPMFLNKEAKLNVSGMKEGYLSSFIFGITFAAGWTPCVGPILATILLYAGTTSTVSVGVILLFAYSLGLGLPFIVAAILIDRFKSFYKKINSIMPYIEKIGGLILIIFGILLYFNLIIRLESYINILG from the coding sequence GTGTCTTTATTTGCGGCGTTTTTAGGTGGTATTGTTTCGTTCTTTTCACCATGTATTTTACCACTAATACCTGTTTACGTAACATATATTTTTGGCGGGAAAAAGAAAAATTTTTTTAATCTGTTTCTGTTTGTATTAGGTTTCAGCATTGTTTTTATTCTTATGGGTGCGACAGCCAGCCAATTGGGGAAGATTTTTGTTTCATATAAAGTTCTTTTTAGAAAGGCAAGCGGCATAATAATATTATTGTTTGGGCTTTATATGATGGGAGCTATAAGGCCGATGTTTCTTAATAAAGAGGCTAAGCTAAATGTTTCTGGCATGAAAGAAGGATATTTAAGCAGCTTTATTTTTGGTATAACGTTTGCTGCTGGATGGACACCTTGCGTGGGGCCTATTCTCGCGACTATTCTTTTATATGCTGGTACTACAAGTACAGTGTCAGTAGGTGTTATTCTGCTTTTTGCATATTCATTAGGGTTAGGACTGCCGTTCATAGTAGCTGCGATACTTATTGACAGATTTAAATCATTTTACAAAAAAATTAATTCTATTATGCCGTATATAGAAAAAATCGGCGGTTTGATTTTGATAATTTTTGGAATTCTTTTGTATTTTAATTTAATAATAAGACTAGAAAGTTATATCAATATTCTGGGGTGA
- a CDS encoding TlpA disulfide reductase family protein, whose amino-acid sequence MKNNKSKDIKISGKKKKNIKFAASVFIILILGTSIYFLNSYVMSNQSKSNSQNVSGVNTADEKVQVGTEKGDLAPDFSLKDINGNTVTLSKLRGKKVILNFWATTCPYCKIEMPELNKFYQNNKKDVVLLAIDIGEEKSTVENYLEGKGYGFTILLDSDAKTAINYKVQFIPMSFFIDEKGIIRSISNGAMTYDEIEEYYQTISQ is encoded by the coding sequence ATGAAAAACAATAAGTCTAAGGATATTAAAATATCAGGTAAAAAGAAAAAAAATATTAAATTTGCTGCATCCGTATTTATAATTTTAATATTAGGAACATCAATTTACTTTTTAAATAGCTATGTAATGTCAAACCAATCAAAAAGCAATAGCCAAAATGTTTCCGGCGTGAATACTGCTGATGAAAAAGTACAAGTCGGCACTGAGAAAGGAGATTTAGCACCAGATTTTTCATTAAAAGATATAAACGGCAATACAGTGACTTTGTCAAAGCTAAGAGGCAAAAAAGTTATATTAAATTTCTGGGCTACAACATGTCCATATTGTAAAATTGAAATGCCGGAGTTGAATAAGTTTTATCAAAACAATAAGAAAGATGTCGTGCTATTAGCAATAGATATAGGGGAAGAAAAATCTACAGTTGAAAATTATCTTGAAGGCAAAGGGTATGGTTTTACGATACTTCTAGACAGTGATGCCAAAACTGCTATAAACTATAAAGTTCAATTTATACCTATGTCATTTTTCATTGATGAAAAGGGAATAATAAGATCTATAAGCAATGGTGCAATGACGTATGATGAGATAGAGGAATACTATCAGACGATTTCTCAATAA
- a CDS encoding YHS domain-containing protein, with translation MAKDPVCRMDLREEDAAAKTTYNGKEYFFCSNSCKVEFEKDPEKYVNDQKEHLHQVHHRHGNHGCC, from the coding sequence ATGGCAAAAGATCCTGTATGTCGAATGGATTTAAGAGAAGAAGATGCCGCAGCTAAAACAACATATAACGGGAAGGAGTATTTCTTCTGTTCGAATAGCTGCAAAGTAGAATTTGAGAAAGATCCAGAGAAATATGTTAATGACCAAAAAGAACATCTGCATCAAGTACATCATCGCCATGGTAATCATGGTTGCTGTTAA
- a CDS encoding DUF2933 domain-containing protein: MKFLSYILPFLFLLLCPLMHLFIMKGMHDHNQNHDQEINNEQIEKPEDKENII; this comes from the coding sequence ATGAAGTTTTTATCATACATTTTACCATTTTTATTTCTACTATTATGTCCATTAATGCATCTTTTTATAATGAAGGGAATGCATGATCATAATCAAAATCATGATCAAGAAATTAATAATGAGCAAATCGAAAAACCCGAAGATAAAGAGAATATAATATAG
- a CDS encoding PspA/IM30 family protein, with product MSIIKRISTIFKAKANYIVEKMEDPEDTLNYSLVEMRENLSKIKSSMVEVATVKKRLENELNEINIKVSEYDKNVELALENGREDLAKTLIQNKNDLLEKKTNLEIQIKSIEEQLKNIEKSKEQMEENVVKLQSKKEELITMKKVADAQVMIKETLTGIAGDSTNIGERIKNAEGKIKEKYAKSQAIDYMVDEGMLDNILDDGDNVEKELKNIEKEKKVNEELEELKKRIMEKIK from the coding sequence ATGAGTATAATAAAACGCATATCTACAATCTTTAAAGCAAAGGCAAATTATATAGTAGAAAAAATGGAGGACCCAGAAGATACTCTAAATTATTCATTAGTGGAGATGAGAGAAAACTTATCAAAAATAAAAAGTTCCATGGTAGAAGTAGCAACGGTAAAGAAAAGATTAGAGAACGAATTAAATGAAATCAATATTAAGGTATCAGAATATGACAAAAATGTGGAATTAGCATTAGAAAATGGTAGAGAGGATTTGGCGAAAACATTGATACAAAATAAAAATGATCTATTAGAAAAAAAGACAAATCTTGAAATACAGATAAAAAGCATCGAAGAACAGCTTAAAAATATAGAAAAAAGCAAAGAGCAGATGGAAGAAAATGTAGTGAAATTACAAAGCAAAAAAGAAGAACTTATTACAATGAAAAAAGTAGCGGATGCCCAGGTCATGATTAAGGAAACATTGACAGGAATTGCAGGTGATTCAACAAATATAGGGGAGAGGATAAAAAATGCGGAAGGAAAAATTAAAGAAAAATATGCTAAATCACAGGCTATAGATTATATGGTTGATGAAGGTATGCTCGATAATATTTTAGATGATGGAGATAATGTTGAGAAGGAATTAAAAAATATTGAAAAGGAGAAAAAAGTCAATGAAGAACTTGAAGAACTAAAAAAACGAATTATGGAAAAAATCAAATAA
- a CDS encoding DNA mismatch repair protein MutS produces MKTSQKKELFEEPEFFADLHLDQIIEAITFGRGEYNLKPFFYTLLNDINAIRYRQEIMEDLENKVLFEYIKSFAQKFHEMREHLAQADKLYYKYQKESWFLDAVEIYCEAVTCLARDLTLVDLKSTGFLAFREYLAKYVESESFTSLLSGTKKLKAELSSIKYCLLINGNCIKVCKYESEINYSDIVEKTFKKFKEGDVKDYRMKFSEYTEMNHVEANILDFVVQLYPEIFTNLDNYCIKNINYIDEKISVFDREIQFYMAYLEFISMFKQVGLKFCYPQISSTCKEVYDYESFDLALANKLISNQSPVVLNDFYLKGNERIFVVSGPNQGGKTTFARTFGQVHYLASIGCPVPGSEAQLFLFDKFFTHFEREENINDLHGKLEDELIRIHNIFSKSTPNSIIIINEIFTSTTLKDAVFLSKRIMDKIIKLDLLCVWVTFIDGLSSYSGKTVNVVSTVVPDNPAERTYKIIRKPADGLSYALSIVEKYRLTYDYIKERIKS; encoded by the coding sequence TTGAAAACAAGTCAAAAAAAAGAATTATTTGAAGAGCCTGAATTTTTTGCGGATTTACATCTTGATCAGATTATAGAAGCTATAACATTTGGCAGAGGAGAATATAATCTAAAACCATTTTTTTATACTTTATTAAATGACATCAATGCAATCAGGTATCGTCAAGAAATAATGGAAGATCTTGAAAATAAAGTATTATTTGAGTATATAAAATCATTTGCTCAAAAATTTCATGAAATGCGTGAACATCTGGCACAGGCAGATAAACTTTACTATAAATACCAAAAGGAAAGTTGGTTTTTGGATGCAGTTGAAATTTATTGTGAAGCTGTAACTTGCTTAGCACGTGATTTAACACTTGTAGATTTAAAATCAACTGGTTTTCTTGCATTTCGCGAATATCTAGCGAAGTATGTTGAATCTGAATCTTTTACTTCACTTTTGTCTGGGACAAAAAAGCTTAAAGCCGAATTATCATCTATAAAATATTGTTTGCTTATAAATGGCAACTGCATCAAGGTTTGTAAATATGAATCAGAAATTAATTACAGCGATATAGTTGAAAAAACATTTAAAAAATTCAAAGAAGGAGATGTGAAAGACTATCGGATGAAATTTTCCGAATATACGGAAATGAACCATGTTGAAGCAAATATATTGGATTTTGTAGTTCAATTATATCCAGAAATATTTACAAATCTTGATAATTATTGCATAAAAAATATCAATTATATAGATGAAAAAATAAGTGTTTTTGATCGTGAAATACAATTTTATATGGCCTATTTAGAGTTTATATCGATGTTTAAACAAGTGGGATTAAAATTTTGTTATCCGCAAATTTCCAGTACATGCAAGGAAGTTTATGATTATGAAAGTTTTGATTTGGCTTTAGCTAATAAACTTATATCTAATCAATCGCCAGTCGTCTTAAATGACTTTTATCTTAAAGGGAATGAAAGAATTTTCGTCGTATCTGGTCCTAATCAAGGTGGAAAAACAACTTTTGCTCGCACATTTGGGCAGGTACATTATTTGGCTAGTATAGGCTGTCCTGTCCCCGGTAGCGAGGCACAACTTTTCTTATTCGACAAGTTTTTTACACATTTTGAAAGAGAGGAAAACATAAATGATCTTCATGGTAAATTAGAAGACGAATTGATTAGAATTCATAACATTTTTAGTAAATCTACACCAAATAGTATTATTATAATAAATGAAATATTTACTTCCACTACCTTAAAAGATGCAGTTTTTTTAAGCAAAAGGATAATGGATAAAATAATTAAATTGGATTTGCTTTGTGTTTGGGTAACATTTATAGATGGATTGTCTTCTTATAGCGGAAAAACTGTAAATGTAGTTAGTACAGTAGTACCAGATAATCCAGCAGAAAGAACTTATAAAATTATAAGGAAGCCGGCTGATGGGCTTTCATATGCTTTATCAATTGTGGAAAAATACAGACTCACGTATGACTATATAAAGGAGCGGATAAAATCATGA
- a CDS encoding DNA mismatch repair protein MutS, translated as MTFQSILFLNTNDLLNKEVPSEPDFFQDLNIDQIVDAITFGRSEYNLKPFFYKTPNDIDTIKYRQEIMRDLEDNKLFECIKSFSEKFQHMRENLMQADKLYYKYQKERWFLDAVDIYCDAVASLANDLTLMDLKSTGFIAFREYILKYVKSDSFVSLNEATKKLKDDLSSIKYSILIRGNGIKVSKYESEINYSDIVEETFKKFKEGEAKDYRKKFSEYADMNHVEANILDLVAQLYKEIFAELDDYCLKNSDYIDDKIGAFEREVQFYMSYLEFISRFKEIGLDFCYPLVVSESKEVFDYGCFDLALANKLIANKSTVVTNDFYLSGKERIFVVSGPNQGGKTTFARTFGQVHYLASIGCPVPGYKAQLFLYDNIFTHFEREEDVNDLHSKLEDELIRIYDILLKATSNSIVILNEIFTSTTLEDAIFLSKKIMDKIIKLDLLCVWVTFIDELSTYSEKTVSVVSTVVPDNPVLRTYKVVRKPADGLSYAITIAEKYRLTYDYIKERVKQ; from the coding sequence ATGACGTTTCAAAGTATCCTGTTTTTAAATACCAATGATTTGTTAAATAAAGAGGTACCTAGTGAACCAGATTTTTTTCAGGATTTGAATATTGATCAAATAGTAGATGCTATAACATTTGGCAGGAGCGAATATAACCTCAAACCATTTTTCTACAAAACGCCTAATGACATTGATACTATAAAATATCGTCAGGAAATAATGAGGGATCTTGAAGATAATAAACTTTTTGAGTGCATAAAATCTTTTTCTGAGAAATTTCAACATATGCGTGAAAATCTGATGCAGGCAGATAAACTTTACTACAAGTATCAAAAAGAAAGATGGTTTTTAGATGCAGTTGATATTTATTGTGATGCTGTAGCTTCTCTAGCTAACGATTTAACGCTTATGGATTTAAAGTCTACTGGTTTTATTGCATTTCGAGAATATATCTTGAAATATGTTAAAAGCGATTCTTTTGTATCTTTGAATGAAGCAACAAAAAAGCTTAAAGACGATTTGTCATCTATAAAGTACAGTATACTTATAAGGGGAAACGGCATAAAAGTAAGCAAATACGAATCAGAGATAAATTACAGCGACATTGTGGAAGAAACTTTTAAGAAGTTTAAAGAAGGAGAAGCGAAAGATTACAGAAAGAAGTTTTCAGAGTATGCAGATATGAACCATGTGGAGGCAAACATTTTAGATTTGGTAGCTCAATTATACAAAGAAATATTTGCAGAGCTTGATGATTACTGCCTTAAAAATAGCGATTACATTGATGATAAGATAGGCGCATTTGAACGAGAGGTACAGTTTTATATGTCGTATTTGGAGTTTATTTCAAGGTTCAAAGAGATAGGATTGGATTTCTGCTATCCACTTGTTGTCAGCGAATCTAAAGAAGTTTTTGATTATGGATGTTTTGACTTGGCTTTGGCCAATAAACTTATTGCCAATAAATCGACAGTTGTCACAAACGATTTTTACCTAAGTGGCAAAGAGAGAATTTTCGTTGTATCTGGACCTAATCAAGGTGGGAAAACGACATTTGCTAGGACATTTGGGCAAGTTCATTATTTAGCAAGTATTGGGTGCCCTGTTCCAGGTTATAAAGCGCAGCTATTTTTATATGACAATATTTTTACACACTTTGAAAGAGAGGAAGACGTAAATGACCTTCATAGCAAATTAGAAGATGAATTGATTAGAATTTACGATATCCTTTTAAAAGCTACATCAAATAGCATTGTTATATTGAATGAAATATTTACTTCTACTACATTAGAAGATGCGATCTTTCTCAGCAAAAAAATAATGGATAAGATAATAAAATTAGATTTGCTTTGTGTTTGGGTTACATTTATAGATGAATTATCCACTTATAGCGAAAAGACTGTAAGCGTAGTTAGTACAGTGGTACCAGACAATCCTGTACTTAGAACTTATAAGGTTGTAAGAAAACCGGCTGATGGATTATCTTATGCTATTACAATTGCGGAAAAATACAGACTTACGTACGACTATATAAAGGAGCGTGTAAAGCAATGA
- a CDS encoding DNA mismatch repair protein MutS, which translates to MKTFLLYKNRDFDMKQELPWNEQMLIQDLGLNVVFDAMAQGDEFLYDVAYRVILTSLNDIDEILYRQDILRDCLKNPYVVRTIYGIAVETIENEKKNFWSIFSSYPSSILHSSIELMHMYIDMLKKLRNVAEENIHNFDSDGFKSLFSMLQKELDDGYIETVKNHLKELKFDNGVLISAELGKGNKGIHYILRKSKETKQGLIERIFSKKTPAFTFYISDRDESGMKALSELKDRGINLVANALAQSADHINGFFKMLRTELAFYIGCINLYEQLTKIGETICFPVPLSADERKHSFVGLYDISLSLTMKQKVVANDLNADKKDLFVITGANQGGKTTFLRSIGLAQLMMQCGMFVAAEKFSSNICIGLFTHFKREEDEEMNSGKLDEELSRMSDIVDNIKQDSMILFNESFAATNEREGSEISRQIISALLEVRVKIFFVTHLYELSRSLYDKKMDNAIFLRAERKPNGERSFKLVEGEPLKTSYGEDLYKRIFRE; encoded by the coding sequence ATGAAGACATTTCTATTATACAAAAATCGCGATTTTGATATGAAGCAGGAATTGCCTTGGAATGAACAGATGCTGATACAGGATTTAGGTTTGAATGTGGTTTTTGATGCTATGGCACAAGGTGATGAGTTTTTGTACGATGTAGCTTATAGAGTCATTCTAACAAGTCTAAATGATATTGATGAAATCCTTTATCGTCAAGATATTCTCAGAGATTGTCTTAAGAATCCTTATGTCGTCAGAACCATTTATGGCATTGCAGTTGAAACAATAGAAAATGAAAAGAAAAATTTTTGGAGCATTTTTAGTAGCTACCCGTCATCAATTTTGCATAGCTCCATTGAACTAATGCACATGTATATTGATATGCTTAAAAAATTAAGAAACGTTGCGGAAGAAAATATTCATAATTTTGATTCTGATGGTTTTAAGTCGCTATTTTCAATGCTTCAAAAAGAATTGGATGATGGATATATTGAAACTGTGAAAAATCATTTGAAAGAGCTGAAATTTGATAATGGCGTACTAATAAGTGCAGAACTGGGAAAGGGAAATAAAGGAATTCACTATATTCTTCGTAAGTCAAAGGAGACTAAACAAGGCTTAATTGAGAGGATTTTTTCAAAAAAGACACCCGCATTTACTTTTTACATCAGTGATCGAGACGAAAGCGGTATGAAAGCATTATCAGAATTAAAAGATAGAGGCATAAACCTTGTAGCGAATGCTTTAGCGCAGTCTGCAGATCACATTAACGGCTTTTTTAAGATGCTTAGGACGGAATTAGCATTTTATATCGGTTGCATTAATTTATATGAGCAACTTACGAAGATAGGTGAGACTATATGTTTTCCCGTGCCTTTATCTGCGGATGAACGGAAACACTCTTTTGTTGGTCTATATGATATTAGTCTGTCTCTGACAATGAAACAGAAAGTAGTGGCAAATGATTTGAATGCGGACAAAAAAGACCTTTTTGTCATAACAGGAGCTAACCAAGGGGGAAAAACGACATTTTTAAGAAGCATTGGGCTGGCGCAGTTAATGATGCAGTGCGGGATGTTTGTGGCGGCAGAGAAATTTTCATCAAATATATGTATTGGCTTATTTACACACTTTAAAAGAGAAGAAGATGAAGAAATGAACAGCGGTAAATTAGACGAAGAATTAAGCAGGATGAGTGATATTGTTGATAATATAAAGCAAGACTCAATGATACTTTTTAATGAATCATTTGCAGCTACAAATGAAAGAGAGGGCTCAGAGATTTCAAGACAGATAATAAGCGCATTGCTGGAAGTCCGAGTAAAAATATTTTTTGTAACTCATCTTTATGAATTATCTCGCAGCTTGTATGATAAAAAAATGGACAATGCGATTTTTTTAAGAGCCGAAAGAAAGCCTAATGGTGAAAGATCTTTTAAATTAGTTGAGGGTGAACCGCTTAAGACAAGCTATGGCGAAGATTTATACAAGAGAATATTCAGAGAATAA
- a CDS encoding HEAT repeat domain-containing protein, which yields MRYICPNCFKIADIGDEKCQKCGYDFKNIVNDDYSRKLITALNHPDYNVQYMAAKIIGELKIKEAKSALIEFLKKDKKNRDPYIEQAIVAALGEIGDKTAYDYIYNNIDNFSILTKNIALIALENIKSRFN from the coding sequence ATGAGGTATATATGTCCTAACTGCTTTAAAATAGCAGACATTGGCGATGAAAAGTGTCAAAAATGCGGGTATGATTTTAAAAATATTGTGAATGATGATTATAGTCGAAAACTTATAACGGCTTTAAATCATCCTGATTATAATGTTCAGTATATGGCAGCGAAAATTATTGGGGAACTTAAGATTAAAGAAGCAAAAAGTGCTTTAATAGAATTTCTTAAGAAGGATAAAAAAAATAGGGATCCATATATTGAACAAGCCATTGTAGCGGCATTAGGCGAAATAGGCGATAAAACTGCATACGACTATATTTACAACAATATAGATAATTTTTCAATTTTAACAAAGAACATCGCTTTAATTGCTTTAGAAAATATTAAATCAAGATTTAATTAA
- a CDS encoding MFS transporter, with protein MDNKERPNKNTVNNIKTLGWVAFFGGLSQDMIQPILPTFYTQILGLSKETVGLIEGSVTTIVSIMRIVSGIISDKLGKRKSIVFIGYLFSAIGRIFLSLTNGAAMTFGLRFTDGIGKGLKDAPRDALVAKSSEMKNMGYSFGFQRMLDTLGSFIGPLITTGLMVLLAKYIDETKYRIIFLVAGLVGFITILLIGLFIVERKGENISTPFKFDFTIFKGKFLLFFIVMLIFTLGNSSDAFLILRARSVGVSSAMIPIIIAMFNLFYALLSIPSGMLSDKIGRVNVIKIGWLIYAVTYIGFALARVPWHIWVLYAIYGVYYSTTEGVAKSLVAHLVDENSRGTAFGLYNASIGILALPASFIAGYLWDKVTPSAPFYFGAICSFLAVILITMFKIEK; from the coding sequence ATGGACAACAAAGAAAGACCAAATAAGAATACAGTCAATAATATTAAAACATTGGGATGGGTTGCCTTTTTTGGCGGCTTGAGTCAAGACATGATACAGCCTATTTTGCCAACATTTTATACTCAGATATTGGGTTTAAGTAAAGAAACCGTAGGGTTAATTGAGGGAAGTGTAACAACAATTGTCAGTATTATGAGGATAGTTTCTGGCATAATATCTGACAAACTTGGAAAGAGAAAATCAATCGTCTTTATAGGATATCTATTTTCTGCAATAGGAAGAATTTTTCTATCATTGACTAATGGTGCGGCAATGACGTTTGGATTGCGCTTTACTGATGGCATTGGTAAAGGTTTAAAGGATGCGCCAAGAGATGCACTTGTTGCAAAGTCATCTGAAATGAAAAATATGGGCTATTCATTTGGATTTCAAAGAATGCTTGATACGTTAGGCTCATTTATAGGACCACTTATCACAACAGGGTTAATGGTTTTGCTAGCTAAATATATAGATGAAACGAAATACAGGATAATATTTTTAGTTGCAGGGCTTGTTGGCTTTATCACAATATTGCTTATTGGATTATTTATAGTTGAAAGAAAAGGGGAGAATATCAGTACACCATTTAAATTTGATTTTACTATATTCAAAGGAAAATTTTTGTTGTTTTTTATAGTTATGCTCATATTTACACTTGGAAATAGCAGTGATGCATTTTTAATATTAAGAGCTCGTAGTGTAGGTGTAAGCTCAGCCATGATACCTATTATTATTGCTATGTTTAATCTTTTTTATGCTTTATTGTCTATACCGAGCGGAATGCTGTCTGACAAGATTGGGAGAGTTAATGTAATCAAAATCGGATGGTTAATTTATGCAGTTACGTACATTGGATTTGCATTAGCCAGGGTGCCTTGGCATATATGGGTTTTATATGCAATTTACGGTGTTTATTATTCTACGACGGAAGGTGTAGCAAAGTCTCTTGTTGCACACCTTGTAGATGAAAATAGTAGAGGAACGGCTTTTGGATTATATAATGCCTCTATTGGTATTCTTGCACTGCCTGCCAGTTTTATTGCTGGATATTTGTGGGATAAAGTCACACCCTCTGCACCATTCTATTTTGGTGCAATATGCTCATTTTTAGCCGTAATTCTTATAACAATGTTTAAAATAGAAAAATAA
- a CDS encoding DUF1540 domain-containing protein: protein MNAESVVKCGVNTCTYWKDMKCHAQSIEVNPKTPTAKTSAETECTTFRTR, encoded by the coding sequence ATGAACGCGGAAAGCGTAGTTAAATGCGGAGTTAATACTTGCACATACTGGAAAGATATGAAATGCCATGCACAATCAATAGAAGTAAATCCTAAAACACCAACAGCAAAGACAAGTGCAGAAACTGAATGTACAACATTCAGAACAAGATAA